Proteins encoded within one genomic window of Micromonospora halotolerans:
- a CDS encoding helix-turn-helix domain-containing protein, protein MNRRTDLSTGDPTGARADGERADAARNRARVLAAARKLFIDGDPRSVTMEDIARAAGVGRATLYRRYPDTASIAQALLDEHERGLQQRMMSGPPPLGPGAPPAERLAAFYAAMVELLEQNLPLVLGAEFGPARFATGAYGFWRAHARVLLAQAAVPQVDALVDVLLAPLAPDVYQYQREQRRLTPEQITTALRALAVGVLRGG, encoded by the coding sequence GTGAACCGCCGCACCGACCTGTCGACCGGCGATCCGACCGGCGCTCGCGCTGACGGTGAGCGGGCCGACGCGGCCAGGAATCGGGCACGGGTGCTTGCCGCCGCCCGGAAACTGTTCATCGACGGCGATCCTCGAAGCGTGACGATGGAGGACATCGCCCGCGCGGCCGGCGTAGGACGCGCGACTCTCTATCGGCGCTATCCGGACACCGCGTCGATCGCCCAGGCTCTACTCGACGAGCACGAGCGCGGCCTGCAGCAGCGAATGATGTCCGGCCCCCCGCCGCTCGGTCCCGGCGCTCCACCCGCCGAGCGGCTGGCTGCCTTCTACGCCGCGATGGTGGAGTTGCTCGAGCAAAACCTGCCGCTCGTGCTCGGCGCCGAGTTCGGGCCGGCGCGCTTCGCCACCGGGGCGTACGGCTTCTGGCGGGCACATGCGCGGGTGCTGCTGGCGCAGGCCGCCGTGCCGCAGGTCGACGCGCTCGTCGACGTCCTGCTCGCACCGCTCGCTCCGGACGTCTACCAGTACCAGCGCGAGCAGCGTCGGCTCACCCCGGAGCAGATCACCACCGCGCTGCGTGCCCTCGCCGTCGGCGTTCTCCGCGGCGGATGA
- a CDS encoding LacI family DNA-binding transcriptional regulator, whose amino-acid sequence MARAADVSLATASRALNGMRVTPQLRDRVIAAAEKLAYTPNAHARALAGASHRTVGVICHDVTDPYFAAVAGGVMRVAGDNGLLVMLASTFRDPEREIAYVSMLRAERAPAILLIGSGFEDVRWERALEAELRPYLDGGGRVAVVSRHRSLKVDSVLPENRAGAAAMARALLDLGHRRFAVLSGPRALTTVADRLGGFRDELAKAGVALDPADIVEGPFTRDGGYGAMSELLARGSAATCVFALTDVMAIGACAALRDQGLSVPGDISVAGFDDIPIVRDLTPALTTVALPLQRLGEKAMELALTENNGRRRRLLRMGGEVVLRGSTAKVGS is encoded by the coding sequence GTGGCCAGAGCCGCCGACGTCTCGCTGGCCACCGCCTCCCGGGCGCTCAACGGCATGCGTGTCACCCCGCAACTGCGGGACCGGGTCATCGCCGCCGCCGAGAAGCTGGCGTACACCCCCAACGCGCACGCCCGGGCCCTGGCCGGCGCCTCCCACCGCACCGTCGGCGTCATCTGCCACGACGTCACCGACCCCTACTTCGCCGCCGTCGCCGGCGGCGTCATGCGGGTCGCCGGGGACAACGGCCTGCTCGTCATGCTGGCCAGCACCTTCCGCGACCCGGAGCGCGAGATCGCGTACGTGTCGATGCTGCGCGCCGAGCGGGCCCCGGCCATCCTGCTGATCGGCTCCGGCTTCGAGGACGTCCGCTGGGAGCGCGCCCTGGAGGCCGAGCTGAGGCCCTATCTGGACGGTGGCGGTCGGGTCGCCGTGGTCAGCCGGCACCGCAGCCTCAAGGTCGACAGCGTGCTGCCGGAGAACCGGGCCGGCGCCGCCGCCATGGCCCGCGCCCTGCTCGACCTCGGCCACCGCCGCTTCGCCGTGCTCTCCGGGCCGCGGGCGCTCACCACCGTCGCCGACCGGCTCGGCGGCTTCCGTGACGAGCTGGCCAAGGCCGGCGTGGCGCTCGACCCGGCTGACATCGTCGAGGGCCCCTTCACCCGCGACGGCGGGTACGGCGCGATGTCCGAGCTGCTGGCCCGGGGCTCGGCGGCCACCTGCGTGTTCGCCCTGACCGACGTGATGGCCATCGGCGCCTGCGCGGCGCTGCGCGACCAGGGCCTGTCCGTCCCGGGCGACATCTCCGTCGCCGGCTTCGACGACATCCCGATCGTCCGTGACCTCACCCCGGCGCTGACCACGGTGGCGCTGCCGCTGCAACGCCTCGGGGAGAAGGCCATGGAGCTGGCGCTCACCGAGAACAACGGGCGACGGCGGCGGCTCCTGCGGATGGGCGGCGAAGTGGTCCTGCGCGGCAGCACCGCGAAGGTGGGCTCGTGA
- a CDS encoding DMT family transporter translates to MSWLILVLAGLVEIVWSQSIKPTQNFTRPLPTLICFVLGAAAVYLLSRAMRDLPVGTAYAVFTGIGAIGAISLGIVLHKDPVSIGRFAALALIIGGIVLARVTNPE, encoded by the coding sequence ATGAGTTGGCTGATTCTGGTGCTGGCCGGCCTCGTCGAGATCGTCTGGTCGCAGAGCATCAAGCCCACCCAGAACTTCACCAGGCCGCTGCCGACCCTGATCTGTTTCGTCCTCGGAGCTGCGGCCGTCTACCTGCTGTCGCGCGCGATGCGGGACCTGCCGGTCGGCACCGCATACGCCGTGTTCACCGGCATCGGCGCGATCGGGGCGATCTCGCTGGGCATCGTCCTGCACAAGGACCCGGTCAGTATCGGCCGGTTCGCCGCACTGGCCCTGATCATCGGCGGCATCGTGCTCGCCCGTGTCACCAACCCGGAGTGA
- a CDS encoding mandelate racemase/muconate lactonizing enzyme family protein, whose amino-acid sequence MTPLAGLTIDAVRTYAVALPTIRSFGVSGGSVAVAGTPSIRVLVKVTAGGVTGWGEATPIPAWTYETAESIVTTIDRYLAPAILGRPAWDLDGVTTAFDRAINRGFTIGSPLAKSAVDIALHDLLGRALGVPVGVLWGQRRRDTIELGWIVSGQTAGEVADAVAEGAELGYRAFKVKVGLHSEAEDAAVVRAVREAAPDAALWVDANQGYTVDGALRMARRLAEYDVTTFEQPLPANDVAGQRRLRESSPIPVALDESLRHPNDLATFVKLDAVDVAIAKVQRSGGLTLSRRLCALAEDAGVRLMGSGLTDSDLGLAASLHLFAAYGIDTPVDLNGRQFLTSSYATGATVEVRDGVAHVPTGPGLGVDVDESVVRELAVDVLAR is encoded by the coding sequence GTGACCCCGCTCGCCGGCCTGACCATCGACGCGGTCCGGACGTACGCCGTCGCGCTGCCCACCATCCGCTCGTTCGGCGTCTCCGGTGGTTCGGTGGCCGTCGCCGGCACGCCCAGCATCCGGGTGCTCGTGAAGGTCACCGCCGGTGGCGTCACGGGCTGGGGCGAGGCCACCCCGATCCCGGCCTGGACCTACGAGACCGCCGAGTCCATCGTCACCACCATCGACCGCTACCTCGCCCCGGCCATCCTCGGCCGTCCCGCCTGGGACCTCGACGGCGTCACCACCGCCTTCGACCGCGCGATCAACCGCGGCTTCACCATCGGCTCGCCGCTGGCCAAGAGCGCTGTCGACATCGCCCTGCACGACCTGCTCGGCCGTGCTCTCGGCGTACCGGTCGGGGTGCTGTGGGGGCAGCGCCGCCGGGACACCATCGAGCTCGGCTGGATCGTCTCCGGGCAGACCGCCGGGGAGGTCGCCGACGCCGTCGCGGAGGGCGCCGAACTCGGCTACCGGGCGTTCAAGGTGAAGGTCGGCCTGCACAGCGAGGCCGAGGACGCCGCCGTGGTGCGGGCCGTGCGCGAGGCCGCGCCCGACGCGGCGCTCTGGGTGGACGCCAACCAGGGCTACACCGTCGACGGGGCGCTGCGGATGGCCCGCCGGTTGGCCGAGTACGACGTCACCACCTTCGAGCAGCCGCTGCCGGCCAACGACGTGGCCGGGCAGCGCCGGCTGCGGGAGTCCTCGCCGATTCCCGTCGCCCTCGACGAGAGCCTGCGCCACCCCAACGACCTGGCGACCTTCGTGAAACTCGACGCGGTCGACGTGGCCATCGCCAAGGTGCAGCGCAGCGGCGGGCTGACGCTGTCGCGGCGGCTCTGCGCGCTCGCCGAGGACGCCGGGGTGCGGCTCATGGGCTCCGGGCTCACCGACTCCGACCTGGGGCTGGCCGCCTCGTTGCACCTGTTCGCCGCGTACGGCATCGACACACCCGTCGACCTCAACGGTCGGCAGTTCCTCACCTCCTCCTACGCCACCGGGGCGACGGTCGAGGTGCGGGACGGCGTCGCCCACGTTCCGACGGGGCCGGGGCTTGGCGTGGACGTGGACGAGTCGGTGGTGCGGGAGCTCGCCGTCGACGTGCTCGCCCGGTAG
- a CDS encoding AraC family transcriptional regulator, whose protein sequence is MASDQLSEVLDLVEVRGLLTGGLAARGRWVSRAPVQDLLKFFAMVSGSARLTTDGVGGSIELEPGDVAIVNNRSWLEVEGGAGDGPPRVIVPVEIDPHLGLAGADRHTDDVVIGVRVDLNQAGRTLLLQALPPVAHVRASAAAASSLRTSLDRLFDEATGGRLGSAFAIRQHGQLLLLEVLRAYVDQAELPPGWLRALTDERLRPAITLMHTEPGKPWGLQELARAAAMSRTSFADRFRTVAGMPPVTYLNRWRMLLAQRALRDGDVRVGSLASHLGYASESAFSTAFKREVGVSPLRYRYRVREEQGNVTVVV, encoded by the coding sequence ATGGCGAGCGATCAGTTGTCCGAGGTGTTGGACCTCGTCGAGGTGCGCGGGCTCCTGACCGGCGGGTTGGCAGCCAGGGGCCGGTGGGTGTCGCGCGCGCCGGTGCAGGATCTCCTGAAGTTCTTCGCGATGGTGAGCGGCAGCGCCCGTCTGACCACCGACGGCGTCGGCGGTTCGATCGAGCTCGAGCCGGGCGACGTCGCGATCGTGAACAACCGGTCATGGCTGGAGGTCGAAGGCGGCGCCGGCGACGGTCCGCCCCGCGTGATCGTCCCGGTGGAGATCGACCCCCACCTCGGCCTCGCCGGCGCCGACCGTCACACCGACGACGTCGTCATCGGTGTACGCGTGGACCTAAACCAGGCTGGTCGGACACTGCTGCTGCAGGCGCTCCCTCCGGTGGCGCACGTGCGGGCATCGGCCGCAGCGGCCAGCAGCCTGCGTACAAGCCTCGACCGGCTGTTCGACGAGGCGACGGGCGGTCGGCTCGGCTCGGCGTTCGCGATCCGGCAGCACGGTCAGCTCCTGCTGCTGGAGGTGCTGCGCGCCTACGTCGACCAAGCCGAGCTGCCTCCAGGCTGGCTACGGGCGCTGACCGACGAACGGCTGCGCCCGGCGATCACCCTCATGCACACCGAACCTGGAAAACCCTGGGGCCTGCAGGAGCTGGCGCGTGCCGCGGCGATGTCGCGCACGTCGTTCGCCGACCGCTTCCGGACCGTTGCGGGGATGCCGCCGGTCACCTATCTCAACCGGTGGCGGATGCTGCTCGCGCAACGCGCCCTCCGCGACGGCGACGTCCGCGTCGGGTCGCTTGCCTCCCACCTGGGATACGCGTCCGAGAGCGCCTTCAGCACCGCGTTCAAGCGCGAGGTGGGCGTGTCACCACTGCGCTACCGGTACCGGGTGCGCGAGGAGCAGGGGAACGTGACAGTCGTCGTCTGA
- a CDS encoding SDR family NAD(P)-dependent oxidoreductase, whose product MTHRQHPIGSGFTAASTADEVLAGIDLSGINVVITGGHQGLGLEATRALSKAGASVTVATRNPNRAAARLTGIERVDTGRLDLLDPGSIDAFVAQYLDSGRPLHILINNAGIMGGPLVRDARGYESQFATNHLGHFQLTLGLLPALRTANGARVVTLTSGGHRLSDIRWDDPHFTSGYDLMGMLGYGQSKTANVLFAVELDRRWAADGIRGYAVHPGIIYGTNLGPHIAEGVARTDTLSDEQLRAMGLIDESGQPVIDPDREHKTPQQGASTSVFAATSPLLADIGGVYLKDNDVSPLDENPQPIAFGSGKLPPATVVPHAVDPQSAQRLWDLSEELLKA is encoded by the coding sequence ATGACCCACAGGCAGCACCCCATCGGATCCGGCTTCACCGCGGCGTCGACGGCCGACGAGGTGCTCGCGGGGATCGACCTGTCCGGCATCAACGTCGTCATCACCGGCGGCCACCAGGGACTCGGCCTGGAGGCGACCCGGGCGCTAAGCAAGGCGGGCGCATCCGTGACGGTGGCTACGCGTAACCCAAACCGGGCGGCGGCCAGGTTGACGGGCATCGAGCGCGTCGACACCGGCCGGCTCGACCTTCTCGACCCAGGCTCGATCGACGCCTTTGTCGCCCAGTACCTCGACTCAGGGCGCCCGCTGCACATCCTGATCAACAACGCCGGCATCATGGGTGGTCCCCTGGTTCGGGACGCCCGCGGGTACGAGTCGCAGTTCGCCACCAACCACCTCGGACACTTCCAGCTGACCCTCGGTCTGCTGCCCGCCCTGCGTACCGCGAACGGTGCCCGGGTGGTCACCCTCACCTCCGGGGGGCACCGGTTGTCTGACATCCGCTGGGACGACCCGCACTTCACCAGCGGGTACGACCTCATGGGGATGCTCGGATACGGTCAGTCGAAGACTGCCAACGTGCTGTTCGCCGTCGAGCTGGACCGCCGATGGGCCGCAGACGGAATCCGGGGCTACGCCGTGCACCCGGGCATCATCTACGGCACGAATCTGGGTCCCCACATCGCCGAGGGGGTGGCGCGCACGGACACGTTGAGCGACGAGCAGCTGCGGGCCATGGGGCTGATCGACGAGTCGGGCCAGCCGGTCATCGACCCCGACCGCGAGCACAAGACGCCGCAACAGGGCGCCAGCACCAGCGTCTTCGCCGCGACCAGCCCGCTGCTGGCCGACATCGGCGGCGTCTACCTCAAGGACAACGACGTCTCACCGCTGGACGAGAACCCACAGCCCATCGCCTTCGGCTCCGGGAAGCTACCCCCCGCCACCGTCGTGCCGCACGCCGTCGACCCACAGTCCGCACAGCGCCTCTGGGACCTGAGCGAGGAACTGCTCAAGGCATAA
- a CDS encoding glycoside hydrolase family 18 protein yields MGQTVLGAYFPAVDAHEYPIEHLPADLLTHLFYAFATIEDGHLTLPSAAPAQLAAIKQAHPHLRVVLSIGGWGAGGFSDAALTPRTRADLVAEGVELAAGFDGVDLDWEFPVSGGPAELTRRPEDRRNCTLLFQELRDRLGPDRLLTAALPAGRLQSAGPYDPADSYELAELADLLDFVNLMTYDFGTGFSQIATFNAPLAEVADDPLEPGLRQWNNVTGAVDYYERHGVPRDKLVLGVPFYGRGFRVASPGEQAGLFQPQVGTVDVGNWRDISRDLLPDPAWQRHRHPVARTPWLYHPGTQTFVSYEDADSIQERAAFAARHGLCGAFTWQLAGDDSEHSLLAAMTRPFRE; encoded by the coding sequence ATGGGGCAGACGGTTCTGGGTGCCTACTTTCCCGCAGTGGACGCGCACGAGTACCCGATCGAGCATCTTCCCGCCGACCTGTTGACCCACCTGTTCTACGCATTCGCCACGATCGAGGACGGCCACCTGACGCTTCCGTCCGCGGCGCCGGCGCAGCTCGCCGCGATCAAGCAGGCGCATCCGCACCTGCGCGTCGTGCTCTCGATCGGCGGCTGGGGTGCCGGCGGGTTCTCCGATGCCGCGCTGACCCCGCGCACACGCGCCGACCTGGTCGCCGAAGGCGTGGAACTCGCCGCCGGCTTCGACGGCGTGGATCTGGATTGGGAGTTTCCGGTATCGGGCGGCCCTGCCGAGCTCACCCGACGGCCCGAGGACCGGCGTAACTGCACGCTTCTCTTCCAGGAGCTGCGTGACCGTCTCGGCCCGGACCGCCTGCTGACCGCCGCCCTGCCGGCCGGGCGGCTGCAGTCGGCCGGTCCTTATGACCCGGCGGACAGCTACGAGCTCGCGGAACTCGCCGATCTCCTCGACTTCGTCAACCTCATGACCTACGACTTCGGTACGGGCTTCTCCCAGATCGCTACGTTCAACGCGCCGCTGGCGGAAGTCGCCGACGACCCGCTCGAACCCGGCCTGCGGCAGTGGAACAACGTCACCGGTGCGGTCGACTACTACGAGCGCCACGGCGTACCACGGGACAAGCTCGTGCTCGGCGTGCCGTTCTACGGCCGCGGATTCCGCGTCGCCTCACCCGGCGAGCAAGCCGGCCTGTTCCAGCCCCAGGTCGGTACCGTCGATGTCGGCAACTGGCGCGACATCAGCCGGGACCTGCTGCCCGACCCGGCATGGCAGCGCCACCGCCACCCGGTCGCTCGCACACCGTGGCTCTACCACCCTGGTACCCAGACGTTCGTGAGCTACGAGGACGCCGACTCCATCCAGGAGCGAGCGGCGTTCGCGGCGAGGCACGGGCTGTGCGGCGCGTTCACCTGGCAGCTCGCCGGTGACGACAGCGAGCATTCCCTCCTCGCAGCCATGACCCGCCCCTTCCGTGAGTAG
- a CDS encoding FMN-dependent NADH-azoreductase — translation MANLLHLDTSARRASHSRALGRLFADGWRAASPESAYSYRDLAANPVPVIGEAWTELCDYALEHGITDPSRLAEGVRTPAQREAWAVVEPLLTELLAADVLLIGVPMYNFSIPASLKLWIDQVTFPRASLDVKVVVVSARGGSYAPGTPREPVDHQERYLRDFFRGHFQVDDVTVINAEFVNSTVDPTLERWRESYAASYAEAKRAAYDLGRVLAAGEPVTAGGAG, via the coding sequence ATGGCCAATCTGCTGCACCTGGACACCAGCGCGCGCCGCGCCTCGCACTCCCGCGCGCTGGGCAGGTTGTTCGCCGACGGGTGGCGGGCGGCAAGTCCGGAGAGCGCCTACTCCTACCGGGATCTCGCCGCGAATCCGGTCCCGGTGATCGGGGAGGCGTGGACCGAGCTCTGCGACTACGCCCTCGAGCACGGCATCACCGATCCGAGCCGCCTTGCCGAGGGGGTGCGTACCCCGGCGCAGCGGGAGGCCTGGGCCGTCGTCGAGCCGTTGCTGACCGAGCTGCTCGCGGCCGATGTGCTGCTCATCGGCGTCCCGATGTACAACTTCTCGATCCCGGCGAGCCTGAAGTTGTGGATCGACCAGGTGACGTTCCCGCGCGCTTCGTTGGACGTCAAGGTGGTCGTCGTCTCGGCTCGCGGCGGCTCGTACGCACCCGGCACGCCCCGTGAGCCGGTCGACCACCAGGAGCGTTACCTGCGTGACTTCTTCCGGGGTCACTTCCAGGTGGACGACGTCACCGTCATCAACGCCGAGTTCGTGAACTCGACCGTCGACCCGACGCTGGAGAGGTGGCGCGAGTCCTACGCTGCTTCGTACGCCGAAGCCAAGCGGGCGGCGTACGACCTGGGTCGCGTCCTGGCCGCCGGTGAGCCCGTTACGGCCGGCGGCGCCGGATGA
- a CDS encoding AAA family ATPase, translating to MLVTGMSGAGKTTLLTELSRRGYETVDTDYDSWTSPDGDWEEPRMAALLADRPVVVVSGTVANQGHFYDRFDHVVLLTAPLGVLLDRVAERSTNPYGKTAEHRAEIARYVREVEPLLRRGATLELDGQRPVGELADIIEQLLGPASRPPGGGRAIRPGRPAPAPPRPGSQQPARRRSSGPA from the coding sequence GTGTTGGTAACGGGCATGTCGGGGGCGGGTAAGACCACGCTTCTAACTGAGCTGTCCCGTCGCGGCTACGAAACGGTCGACACCGACTATGACAGTTGGACATCGCCGGACGGCGACTGGGAGGAGCCGCGGATGGCAGCTCTGCTCGCAGATCGGCCCGTGGTAGTTGTATCGGGGACGGTGGCGAACCAGGGACACTTCTACGACCGTTTCGACCACGTCGTCCTGCTGACGGCGCCACTCGGCGTCCTACTCGATCGGGTTGCGGAGCGGTCGACCAATCCGTACGGGAAGACAGCCGAGCATCGCGCCGAGATCGCGCGCTACGTCCGCGAGGTGGAGCCGTTGCTCCGACGCGGCGCAACGCTGGAACTCGACGGCCAACGCCCAGTGGGCGAGCTGGCCGACATCATCGAGCAGTTGCTCGGTCCGGCGTCCCGGCCGCCCGGCGGCGGGCGAGCCATCCGGCCAGGCCGACCAGCACCAGCGCCTCCGCGACCAGGATCGCAACAGCCCGCCCGCCGCCGGTCCAGCGGGCCAGCGTGA
- a CDS encoding S1 RNA-binding domain-containing protein — protein MEVLSGPVVKVVPFGVFVRIAPGIAGLLHESVLTWKPVMGEMVTVTIAEVDGPRRQVRLELVVSTCRVGPLDTPRPW, from the coding sequence GTGGAGGTGTTGTCCGGGCCGGTCGTCAAGGTGGTGCCGTTCGGTGTCTTCGTCCGCATCGCGCCGGGCATCGCGGGACTGCTCCACGAGTCAGTTCTGACCTGGAAGCCAGTGATGGGAGAGATGGTCACCGTCACGATCGCCGAGGTGGACGGGCCGCGGCGCCAAGTGCGGCTGGAGCTCGTGGTCTCGACCTGTCGAGTGGGGCCACTCGACACGCCGAGACCGTGGTGA
- a CDS encoding GNAT family N-acetyltransferase has protein sequence MTELGPVAWPPEPIRTERLVLRASEARDRPAFVELLASPKVHTYLGGPRRRHELERELPEVPERWPGSFVVDLDGAMIGQILLRRATGHRRPAAVGKVDLGYLFLPRAWGSGYADEACAAALDWFDRVLPGEPVVLTTQTANVGSMHLAAKLGFTEVERFQAWDAEQWLGQRPPVPPPGG, from the coding sequence ATGACCGAGCTCGGACCCGTCGCCTGGCCGCCCGAGCCGATCCGGACCGAGCGGCTCGTGCTCCGTGCGTCCGAGGCCCGGGACCGTCCGGCGTTCGTCGAGCTGCTGGCGTCGCCGAAGGTGCACACCTACCTCGGCGGCCCGCGCCGGCGTCACGAGCTCGAGCGCGAGTTGCCCGAGGTGCCCGAGCGGTGGCCCGGGAGTTTCGTCGTCGACCTCGACGGGGCGATGATCGGCCAGATCCTGCTCCGGAGAGCGACCGGGCACCGTCGCCCGGCTGCCGTGGGGAAGGTCGACCTCGGTTACCTGTTCCTGCCTCGGGCGTGGGGATCCGGGTACGCCGACGAGGCGTGCGCCGCGGCGCTCGACTGGTTCGACCGTGTGCTTCCCGGCGAGCCGGTGGTGCTCACCACCCAGACCGCCAACGTCGGCTCGATGCACCTCGCGGCGAAGCTGGGATTCACCGAGGTGGAACGGTTCCAGGCCTGGGACGCCGAGCAGTGGCTCGGCCAGCGGCCCCCGGTCCCGCCGCCGGGCGGGTAA
- a CDS encoding acyl-CoA dehydrogenase family protein, with protein MSDHIDLARLREVLDGPWAGVRNAHREHLDARFLPVYGETGDQARARITRLLTELPTELGIASAFPTEYGGGSDVGGSIVATEMLAQVDLSLMVKAGVQWGLFGGAVSALGTKRHHDAYLRDIISGKIFGCFAMTETGHGSDVQQLRTTCTYDPHTQTFDLHTPHEAARKDYIGNAARDGRMAVVFAQLVSNGRRHGVHAWLVPIRDAQGNPPPGVTIGDAGAKAGLLGVDNGRLSFDHVTVPRDMLLDRYGQVAPDGTYSSPIENDSRRFFTMLGTLVRGRVSVGGAASAATKSALTIAVRYGDIRRQFGTPDADREVLLNDYLAHQRKLLPALATTYALHFAQTELVAALHEVQGGDGPVDEHRQRELESRAAGLKAAQTWHATRTIQMCREACGGAGYLAENRLPSLKADTDVFTTFEGDNTVLLQLVAKGLLTGYRDEFGSLDGWGRASFVAEHVREMVLERTAARSLIERLISAVPGRDEEVAVTDRGWQLKVFEDRERHLLDGAVRRLRNGAATKKDRPFDIFNDVQDHVLAVAAAHIDRVTLEAFVAGIEDTADTPVRALLSRVCDLYALSVIEANKGWFLEHGRLTPARSKAVTGVVNGLLKELRPHMRTLVDGFGIPDAWLHCAILREEPLRQEAMAAHDTAGDPQAVAA; from the coding sequence ATGTCCGATCACATCGACCTCGCTCGCCTGCGGGAGGTGCTCGACGGACCGTGGGCCGGCGTCCGCAACGCGCACCGGGAACACCTCGACGCGCGGTTCCTCCCGGTCTACGGCGAGACCGGCGACCAGGCCCGTGCGCGGATCACCCGGTTGCTCACAGAACTCCCCACCGAGCTGGGGATCGCGTCGGCCTTCCCGACCGAGTACGGCGGCGGGTCCGACGTGGGCGGTTCGATCGTCGCCACCGAGATGCTCGCGCAGGTCGACCTGTCGCTCATGGTCAAGGCGGGCGTGCAGTGGGGCCTGTTCGGCGGCGCCGTCAGCGCCCTCGGCACGAAACGGCACCACGACGCATACCTGCGGGACATCATCTCCGGCAAGATCTTCGGCTGCTTCGCGATGACCGAGACCGGTCACGGCTCCGACGTCCAGCAACTGCGCACCACCTGCACGTACGACCCGCACACGCAGACCTTCGACCTGCACACCCCGCACGAGGCCGCCCGCAAGGACTACATCGGCAACGCGGCACGCGACGGGCGGATGGCGGTGGTCTTCGCGCAGCTGGTCAGCAACGGGCGGCGGCATGGCGTCCACGCGTGGCTGGTCCCGATCCGCGACGCGCAGGGCAACCCCCCGCCCGGCGTGACCATCGGCGACGCGGGCGCCAAGGCCGGCCTGCTCGGCGTGGACAACGGGCGGCTCAGCTTCGACCACGTGACGGTGCCGCGGGACATGCTGCTGGACCGGTACGGTCAGGTCGCGCCGGACGGGACGTACTCCAGCCCGATCGAGAACGACTCCCGCCGCTTCTTCACGATGCTCGGCACCCTGGTGCGCGGCCGGGTGAGCGTGGGCGGCGCCGCGTCGGCGGCCACCAAGTCGGCGCTGACCATCGCCGTGCGCTACGGCGACATCCGCCGGCAGTTCGGCACGCCCGACGCGGATCGGGAGGTGCTGCTCAACGACTACCTGGCCCACCAGCGCAAGCTGCTGCCGGCCCTGGCCACCACGTACGCGTTGCACTTCGCCCAGACCGAGCTGGTCGCCGCGCTGCACGAGGTGCAGGGCGGCGACGGCCCGGTCGACGAGCATCGGCAGCGGGAACTGGAGTCCCGGGCGGCCGGCCTCAAGGCGGCGCAGACCTGGCACGCCACCCGCACCATCCAAATGTGCCGCGAGGCGTGCGGCGGCGCCGGCTACCTGGCGGAGAACCGGCTACCGAGCCTCAAGGCCGACACCGACGTCTTCACCACCTTCGAGGGCGACAACACGGTGCTGCTGCAACTGGTGGCCAAGGGCCTGCTCACCGGCTACCGCGACGAGTTCGGCTCCCTGGACGGCTGGGGGCGCGCCTCCTTCGTCGCCGAGCACGTCCGCGAGATGGTGCTTGAACGCACCGCCGCCCGGTCGCTCATCGAGCGGCTGATCAGCGCCGTGCCCGGCCGTGACGAGGAGGTCGCCGTCACCGACCGCGGCTGGCAGCTCAAGGTCTTCGAGGACCGCGAGAGGCACCTGCTCGACGGCGCGGTCCGCCGCCTCCGCAACGGCGCGGCCACGAAGAAGGATCGCCCCTTCGACATCTTCAACGACGTCCAGGACCACGTCCTCGCCGTCGCGGCCGCGCACATCGACCGGGTGACGCTGGAGGCGTTCGTCGCCGGCATCGAGGACACCGCCGACACGCCGGTCCGAGCGCTGCTCTCCCGGGTCTGCGACCTGTACGCGCTCAGCGTCATCGAGGCCAACAAGGGCTGGTTCCTGGAGCACGGCCGACTCACGCCGGCCCGCTCGAAGGCGGTGACCGGAGTCGTGAACGGCCTGCTCAAGGAGCTGCGCCCGCACATGCGGACGCTGGTGGACGGCTTCGGCATTCCGGACGCGTGGCTGCACTGCGCCATCCTGCGCGAGGAACCTCTCCGGCAGGAGGCGATGGCCGCCCACGACACCGCCGGTGATCCGCAGGCCGTCGCGGCGTAG